A region of Siniperca chuatsi isolate FFG_IHB_CAS linkage group LG23, ASM2008510v1, whole genome shotgun sequence DNA encodes the following proteins:
- the strip2 gene encoding striatin-interacting protein 1 homolog isoform X2 → MQAEDMEVPIINNLNDNGDRQRPKGKDVFKDQQKESESSMESPNLEFEYGDTDTLTAELSELYSYTEEPEFALNRDYFEEDFRSHGTLHIPLCVGYRVCRSAQSRGRRWIELTVEEQRAYVMRLLDALEVTDRDKRLKVARAILYLAQGVFDECDTEVDVLHWSRHNVFLLYDMGIFTALLELLSMEIDNNQACSSAVRKPAISLADSTELRVLLSIMYLMVETIRVQTEDDRPEWRAAREAFKNELGSPLYNGEPFALLLFTMVTKFCSMNAPHFPMKKVLLLLWKTILFTLGGFEELQEMKVRGRERLNLPPLPEDSIKVVRAMRAASPPASAMELIEQQQQQKRGRRSRRPLVKQDSLDTYNERDPFKNDDARDEEEDPEDTDSGIEGEVDPLDRDVIIQPPPPPPPLRPPTERVNFPKGLPWAPKVREKDIEHFLETSRNKFIGFTLGNDIETLVGLPRPIHESVKTLKQHKYVSIAEVQMKREEELQQCPLTLGEEEVEETPAEMLYLGMLPNLSQYVIALLKLLLAAAPTSKAKTDSINILADVLPEEMPITVLQSMKLGIDVNRHKEIIVKAISALLLLLLKHFKLNHIYQFEIVSQHLVFANCIPLILKFFNQNIMSYISAKNSICVLDFPHCVVHEMPELTAESLEAGDNNQFCWRNLFSCINLLRILNKLTKWKHSRTMMLVVFKSAPILKRALKVKQAMMQLYVLKLLKIQTKYLGRQWRKSNMKTMSAIYQKVRHRLNDDWAYGNDIDARPWDFQAEECALRESIEKFNSRRYDKNKNGDFAPVDNCLQSVLGQRVELPEDFHYSYEMWLEREVFSQPIQWEGLLQNP, encoded by the exons ATGCAGGCGGAGGACATGGAGGTACCTATCATTAATAACCTTAACGATAACGGCGACAGACAGAGGCCGAAAGGGAAAGATGTGTTCAAGGATCAGCAGAAGGAGTCGGAG AGCTCCATGGAGTCTCCCAACCTGGAGTTTGAGTacggagacacagacacactgactgCTGAGCTTTCAG AGCTCTACAGTTACACAGAGGAGCCAGAGTTTGCCCTGAACAGAGACTACTTTGAGGAGGACTTCAGGAGCCATGGTACTTTGCACATCCCTTTATGTGTAGGATACCGGGTGTGTCGTTCAGCTCAAT CTCGAGGCAGGAGGTGGATTGAGCTGACGGTGGAGGAGCAGAGGGCGTATGTGATGAGGCTGCTGGATGCGCTGGAGGTGACGGACAGAGACAAGAGGCTGAAGGTGGCCAGGGCCATCCTTTACCTGGCTCAGG GAGTGTTTGATGAGTGTGACACAGAGGTGGATGTGCTCCACTGGTCCAGACACAATGTCTTCCTGCTCTACGACATGGGCATCTTCACGGCATTGCTGGAGCTTCTTAGCATGGAGATAGA taACAACCAGGCGTGcagcagtgcagtgaggaaGCCTGCCATCTCTCTTGCAGACAGCACAGAGCTCAG AGTGCTACTGAGTATCATGTACCTGATGGTGGAGACCATTAGAGTTCAAACAGAGGACGACAGACCTGAGTGGAGAGCAGCCAGAGAGGCCTTCAAGAATGagctag GTTCACCTCTGTACAATGGAGAGCCCTTCGCCCTGCTCCTCTTCACCATGGTGACCAAGTTCTGCAGCATGAATGCCCCACACTTCCCCATGAAGAAAGTACTACTGCTGCTCTGGAAGACAATACTG TTCACCTTGGGGGGTTTCGAGGAGCTCCAGGAAATGAAGGTGCGGGGCCGGGAGCGTCTGAACCTGCCCCCGCTGCCCGAGGACAGCATCAAGGTGGTCAGGGCCATGAGAGCAGCCTCGCCCCCGGCCTCTGCCATGGAGCTCAttgaacaacagcagcagcagaagagagGCCGCCGCAGCCGCAGG CCCCTGGTTAAGCAAGACAGCCTGGACACGTACAACGAGCGGGACCCCTTCAAGAACGACGACGCccgagacgaggaggaggaccCCGAGGACACAGACAGCGGCATCGAGGGCGAGGTGGACCCCTTGGACCGTGATGTCATCATCCAGCCGccgcctcctccacctcccctcaGACCGCCCACAGAAAGGGTCAACTTCCCCAAGGGCCTTCCCTGGGCCCCTAAAGTCAG ggaGAAAGACATCGAGCACTTCCTTGAGACCAGTAGAAACAAGTTCATCGGTTTTACTCTGGGAAA tgACATAGAGACCCTGGTGGGCTTGCCCCGACCCATCCATGAGAGCGTCAAGACTCTTAAACAG cACAAATATGTGTCCATCGCTGAAGTACAGATGAAAAGGGAGGAGGAGCTCCAACAGTGTCCACTGACTCTG ggtgaggaggaggtggaggagacaCCAGCAGAGATGCTTTACCTGGGCATGCTTCCTAACCTCTCCCAGTACGTG ATTGCCctcctgaagctgctgctggctgcagctccaaCCTCCAAAGCCAAAACTGACTCCATTAACATCTTGGCTGATGTGCTCCCCGAGGAGATGCC TATCACAGTCCTTCAGAGCATGAAGCTGGGAATTGATGTGAACCGTCACAAGGAAATCATCGTCAAGGCCATTTCTGCTCTGCTCCTGCTGCTTCTCAAACACTTCAAACTCAACCATATTTAtcag TTCGAGATTGTCTCCCAGCACCTGGTGTTTGCCAACTGTATCCCACTCATCCTCAAGTTCTTCAATCAGAACATCATGTCCTATATCAGTGCCAAAAACAG TATATGTGTGCTGGACTTCCCCCACTGTGTGGTCCATGAGATGCCCGAGCTCACAGCTGAGAGCCTG gaagCAGGAGACAACAACCAATTCTGTTGGAGAAACCTGTTTTCTTGTATCAATCTGCTGAGAATATTGAACAAGCTGACCAAGTGGAAACACTCCAGGACAATG ATGCTGGTGGTGTTCAAGTCTGCCCCAATCCTGAAGAGAGCGCTGAAGGTGAAGCAGGCCATGATGCAGCTCTACGTTCTCAAGCTGCTTAAGATCCAGACCAAGTACCTGGGCCGCCAGTGGAGGAAGAGCAACATGAAGACCATGTCGGCCATCTATCAGAAGGTCCGCCACAGGCTCAATGACGACTGGGCCTACGGAAATG ATATCGACGCACGGCCCTGGGACTTCCAGGCAGAGGAGTGCGCCCTGCGGGAGAGCATCGAGAAGTTCAACAGTCGCCGCTACGACAAGAACAAGAACGGAGACTTTGCACCCGTGGACAACTGCCTGCAGAGCGTGCTGGGCCAGCGCGTTGAGCTGCCTGAGGACTTCCACTACAGCTACGAGATGTGGCTGGAGAGAGAGGTCTTCTCCCAGCCAATCCAGTGGGAGGGGCTGCTGCAGAATCCGTga
- the strip2 gene encoding striatin-interacting protein 1 homolog isoform X1 has protein sequence MQAEDMEVPIINNLNDNGDRQRPKGKDVFKDQQKESESSMESPNLEFEYGDTDTLTAELSELYSYTEEPEFALNRDYFEEDFRSHGTLHIPLCVGYRVCRSAQSRGRRWIELTVEEQRAYVMRLLDALEVTDRDKRLKVARAILYLAQGVFDECDTEVDVLHWSRHNVFLLYDMGIFTALLELLSMEIDNNQACSSAVRKPAISLADSTELRVLLSIMYLMVETIRVQTEDDRPEWRAAREAFKNELGSPLYNGEPFALLLFTMVTKFCSMNAPHFPMKKVLLLLWKTILFTLGGFEELQEMKVRGRERLNLPPLPEDSIKVVRAMRAASPPASAMELIEQQQQQKRGRRSRRSAFVDSLEGDSPFPKKQPLVKQDSLDTYNERDPFKNDDARDEEEDPEDTDSGIEGEVDPLDRDVIIQPPPPPPPLRPPTERVNFPKGLPWAPKVREKDIEHFLETSRNKFIGFTLGNDIETLVGLPRPIHESVKTLKQHKYVSIAEVQMKREEELQQCPLTLGEEEVEETPAEMLYLGMLPNLSQYVIALLKLLLAAAPTSKAKTDSINILADVLPEEMPITVLQSMKLGIDVNRHKEIIVKAISALLLLLLKHFKLNHIYQFEIVSQHLVFANCIPLILKFFNQNIMSYISAKNSICVLDFPHCVVHEMPELTAESLEAGDNNQFCWRNLFSCINLLRILNKLTKWKHSRTMMLVVFKSAPILKRALKVKQAMMQLYVLKLLKIQTKYLGRQWRKSNMKTMSAIYQKVRHRLNDDWAYGNDIDARPWDFQAEECALRESIEKFNSRRYDKNKNGDFAPVDNCLQSVLGQRVELPEDFHYSYEMWLEREVFSQPIQWEGLLQNP, from the exons ATGCAGGCGGAGGACATGGAGGTACCTATCATTAATAACCTTAACGATAACGGCGACAGACAGAGGCCGAAAGGGAAAGATGTGTTCAAGGATCAGCAGAAGGAGTCGGAG AGCTCCATGGAGTCTCCCAACCTGGAGTTTGAGTacggagacacagacacactgactgCTGAGCTTTCAG AGCTCTACAGTTACACAGAGGAGCCAGAGTTTGCCCTGAACAGAGACTACTTTGAGGAGGACTTCAGGAGCCATGGTACTTTGCACATCCCTTTATGTGTAGGATACCGGGTGTGTCGTTCAGCTCAAT CTCGAGGCAGGAGGTGGATTGAGCTGACGGTGGAGGAGCAGAGGGCGTATGTGATGAGGCTGCTGGATGCGCTGGAGGTGACGGACAGAGACAAGAGGCTGAAGGTGGCCAGGGCCATCCTTTACCTGGCTCAGG GAGTGTTTGATGAGTGTGACACAGAGGTGGATGTGCTCCACTGGTCCAGACACAATGTCTTCCTGCTCTACGACATGGGCATCTTCACGGCATTGCTGGAGCTTCTTAGCATGGAGATAGA taACAACCAGGCGTGcagcagtgcagtgaggaaGCCTGCCATCTCTCTTGCAGACAGCACAGAGCTCAG AGTGCTACTGAGTATCATGTACCTGATGGTGGAGACCATTAGAGTTCAAACAGAGGACGACAGACCTGAGTGGAGAGCAGCCAGAGAGGCCTTCAAGAATGagctag GTTCACCTCTGTACAATGGAGAGCCCTTCGCCCTGCTCCTCTTCACCATGGTGACCAAGTTCTGCAGCATGAATGCCCCACACTTCCCCATGAAGAAAGTACTACTGCTGCTCTGGAAGACAATACTG TTCACCTTGGGGGGTTTCGAGGAGCTCCAGGAAATGAAGGTGCGGGGCCGGGAGCGTCTGAACCTGCCCCCGCTGCCCGAGGACAGCATCAAGGTGGTCAGGGCCATGAGAGCAGCCTCGCCCCCGGCCTCTGCCATGGAGCTCAttgaacaacagcagcagcagaagagagGCCGCCGCAGCCGCAGG AGTGCCTTTGTTGATAGCTTGGAAGGAGACAGTCCCTTTCCCAAGAAGCAG CCCCTGGTTAAGCAAGACAGCCTGGACACGTACAACGAGCGGGACCCCTTCAAGAACGACGACGCccgagacgaggaggaggaccCCGAGGACACAGACAGCGGCATCGAGGGCGAGGTGGACCCCTTGGACCGTGATGTCATCATCCAGCCGccgcctcctccacctcccctcaGACCGCCCACAGAAAGGGTCAACTTCCCCAAGGGCCTTCCCTGGGCCCCTAAAGTCAG ggaGAAAGACATCGAGCACTTCCTTGAGACCAGTAGAAACAAGTTCATCGGTTTTACTCTGGGAAA tgACATAGAGACCCTGGTGGGCTTGCCCCGACCCATCCATGAGAGCGTCAAGACTCTTAAACAG cACAAATATGTGTCCATCGCTGAAGTACAGATGAAAAGGGAGGAGGAGCTCCAACAGTGTCCACTGACTCTG ggtgaggaggaggtggaggagacaCCAGCAGAGATGCTTTACCTGGGCATGCTTCCTAACCTCTCCCAGTACGTG ATTGCCctcctgaagctgctgctggctgcagctccaaCCTCCAAAGCCAAAACTGACTCCATTAACATCTTGGCTGATGTGCTCCCCGAGGAGATGCC TATCACAGTCCTTCAGAGCATGAAGCTGGGAATTGATGTGAACCGTCACAAGGAAATCATCGTCAAGGCCATTTCTGCTCTGCTCCTGCTGCTTCTCAAACACTTCAAACTCAACCATATTTAtcag TTCGAGATTGTCTCCCAGCACCTGGTGTTTGCCAACTGTATCCCACTCATCCTCAAGTTCTTCAATCAGAACATCATGTCCTATATCAGTGCCAAAAACAG TATATGTGTGCTGGACTTCCCCCACTGTGTGGTCCATGAGATGCCCGAGCTCACAGCTGAGAGCCTG gaagCAGGAGACAACAACCAATTCTGTTGGAGAAACCTGTTTTCTTGTATCAATCTGCTGAGAATATTGAACAAGCTGACCAAGTGGAAACACTCCAGGACAATG ATGCTGGTGGTGTTCAAGTCTGCCCCAATCCTGAAGAGAGCGCTGAAGGTGAAGCAGGCCATGATGCAGCTCTACGTTCTCAAGCTGCTTAAGATCCAGACCAAGTACCTGGGCCGCCAGTGGAGGAAGAGCAACATGAAGACCATGTCGGCCATCTATCAGAAGGTCCGCCACAGGCTCAATGACGACTGGGCCTACGGAAATG ATATCGACGCACGGCCCTGGGACTTCCAGGCAGAGGAGTGCGCCCTGCGGGAGAGCATCGAGAAGTTCAACAGTCGCCGCTACGACAAGAACAAGAACGGAGACTTTGCACCCGTGGACAACTGCCTGCAGAGCGTGCTGGGCCAGCGCGTTGAGCTGCCTGAGGACTTCCACTACAGCTACGAGATGTGGCTGGAGAGAGAGGTCTTCTCCCAGCCAATCCAGTGGGAGGGGCTGCTGCAGAATCCGTga
- the strip2 gene encoding striatin-interacting protein 1 homolog isoform X6 — protein MESPNLEFEYGDTDTLTAELSELYSYTEEPEFALNRDYFEEDFRSHGTLHIPLCVGYRVCRSAQSRGRRWIELTVEEQRAYVMRLLDALEVTDRDKRLKVARAILYLAQGVFDECDTEVDVLHWSRHNVFLLYDMGIFTALLELLSMEIDNNQACSSAVRKPAISLADSTELRVLLSIMYLMVETIRVQTEDDRPEWRAAREAFKNELGSPLYNGEPFALLLFTMVTKFCSMNAPHFPMKKVLLLLWKTILFTLGGFEELQEMKVRGRERLNLPPLPEDSIKVVRAMRAASPPASAMELIEQQQQQKRGRRSRRSAFVDSLEGDSPFPKKQPLVKQDSLDTYNERDPFKNDDARDEEEDPEDTDSGIEGEVDPLDRDVIIQPPPPPPPLRPPTERVNFPKGLPWAPKVREKDIEHFLETSRNKFIGFTLGNDIETLVGLPRPIHESVKTLKQHKYVSIAEVQMKREEELQQCPLTLGEEEVEETPAEMLYLGMLPNLSQYVIALLKLLLAAAPTSKAKTDSINILADVLPEEMPITVLQSMKLGIDVNRHKEIIVKAISALLLLLLKHFKLNHIYQFEIVSQHLVFANCIPLILKFFNQNIMSYISAKNSICVLDFPHCVVHEMPELTAESLEAGDNNQFCWRNLFSCINLLRILNKLTKWKHSRTMMLVVFKSAPILKRALKVKQAMMQLYVLKLLKIQTKYLGRQWRKSNMKTMSAIYQKVRHRLNDDWAYGNDIDARPWDFQAEECALRESIEKFNSRRYDKNKNGDFAPVDNCLQSVLGQRVELPEDFHYSYEMWLEREVFSQPIQWEGLLQNP, from the exons ATGGAGTCTCCCAACCTGGAGTTTGAGTacggagacacagacacactgactgCTGAGCTTTCAG AGCTCTACAGTTACACAGAGGAGCCAGAGTTTGCCCTGAACAGAGACTACTTTGAGGAGGACTTCAGGAGCCATGGTACTTTGCACATCCCTTTATGTGTAGGATACCGGGTGTGTCGTTCAGCTCAAT CTCGAGGCAGGAGGTGGATTGAGCTGACGGTGGAGGAGCAGAGGGCGTATGTGATGAGGCTGCTGGATGCGCTGGAGGTGACGGACAGAGACAAGAGGCTGAAGGTGGCCAGGGCCATCCTTTACCTGGCTCAGG GAGTGTTTGATGAGTGTGACACAGAGGTGGATGTGCTCCACTGGTCCAGACACAATGTCTTCCTGCTCTACGACATGGGCATCTTCACGGCATTGCTGGAGCTTCTTAGCATGGAGATAGA taACAACCAGGCGTGcagcagtgcagtgaggaaGCCTGCCATCTCTCTTGCAGACAGCACAGAGCTCAG AGTGCTACTGAGTATCATGTACCTGATGGTGGAGACCATTAGAGTTCAAACAGAGGACGACAGACCTGAGTGGAGAGCAGCCAGAGAGGCCTTCAAGAATGagctag GTTCACCTCTGTACAATGGAGAGCCCTTCGCCCTGCTCCTCTTCACCATGGTGACCAAGTTCTGCAGCATGAATGCCCCACACTTCCCCATGAAGAAAGTACTACTGCTGCTCTGGAAGACAATACTG TTCACCTTGGGGGGTTTCGAGGAGCTCCAGGAAATGAAGGTGCGGGGCCGGGAGCGTCTGAACCTGCCCCCGCTGCCCGAGGACAGCATCAAGGTGGTCAGGGCCATGAGAGCAGCCTCGCCCCCGGCCTCTGCCATGGAGCTCAttgaacaacagcagcagcagaagagagGCCGCCGCAGCCGCAGG AGTGCCTTTGTTGATAGCTTGGAAGGAGACAGTCCCTTTCCCAAGAAGCAG CCCCTGGTTAAGCAAGACAGCCTGGACACGTACAACGAGCGGGACCCCTTCAAGAACGACGACGCccgagacgaggaggaggaccCCGAGGACACAGACAGCGGCATCGAGGGCGAGGTGGACCCCTTGGACCGTGATGTCATCATCCAGCCGccgcctcctccacctcccctcaGACCGCCCACAGAAAGGGTCAACTTCCCCAAGGGCCTTCCCTGGGCCCCTAAAGTCAG ggaGAAAGACATCGAGCACTTCCTTGAGACCAGTAGAAACAAGTTCATCGGTTTTACTCTGGGAAA tgACATAGAGACCCTGGTGGGCTTGCCCCGACCCATCCATGAGAGCGTCAAGACTCTTAAACAG cACAAATATGTGTCCATCGCTGAAGTACAGATGAAAAGGGAGGAGGAGCTCCAACAGTGTCCACTGACTCTG ggtgaggaggaggtggaggagacaCCAGCAGAGATGCTTTACCTGGGCATGCTTCCTAACCTCTCCCAGTACGTG ATTGCCctcctgaagctgctgctggctgcagctccaaCCTCCAAAGCCAAAACTGACTCCATTAACATCTTGGCTGATGTGCTCCCCGAGGAGATGCC TATCACAGTCCTTCAGAGCATGAAGCTGGGAATTGATGTGAACCGTCACAAGGAAATCATCGTCAAGGCCATTTCTGCTCTGCTCCTGCTGCTTCTCAAACACTTCAAACTCAACCATATTTAtcag TTCGAGATTGTCTCCCAGCACCTGGTGTTTGCCAACTGTATCCCACTCATCCTCAAGTTCTTCAATCAGAACATCATGTCCTATATCAGTGCCAAAAACAG TATATGTGTGCTGGACTTCCCCCACTGTGTGGTCCATGAGATGCCCGAGCTCACAGCTGAGAGCCTG gaagCAGGAGACAACAACCAATTCTGTTGGAGAAACCTGTTTTCTTGTATCAATCTGCTGAGAATATTGAACAAGCTGACCAAGTGGAAACACTCCAGGACAATG ATGCTGGTGGTGTTCAAGTCTGCCCCAATCCTGAAGAGAGCGCTGAAGGTGAAGCAGGCCATGATGCAGCTCTACGTTCTCAAGCTGCTTAAGATCCAGACCAAGTACCTGGGCCGCCAGTGGAGGAAGAGCAACATGAAGACCATGTCGGCCATCTATCAGAAGGTCCGCCACAGGCTCAATGACGACTGGGCCTACGGAAATG ATATCGACGCACGGCCCTGGGACTTCCAGGCAGAGGAGTGCGCCCTGCGGGAGAGCATCGAGAAGTTCAACAGTCGCCGCTACGACAAGAACAAGAACGGAGACTTTGCACCCGTGGACAACTGCCTGCAGAGCGTGCTGGGCCAGCGCGTTGAGCTGCCTGAGGACTTCCACTACAGCTACGAGATGTGGCTGGAGAGAGAGGTCTTCTCCCAGCCAATCCAGTGGGAGGGGCTGCTGCAGAATCCGTga
- the strip2 gene encoding striatin-interacting protein 1 homolog isoform X4 codes for MQAEDMESSMESPNLEFEYGDTDTLTAELSELYSYTEEPEFALNRDYFEEDFRSHGTLHIPLCVGYRVCRSAQSRGRRWIELTVEEQRAYVMRLLDALEVTDRDKRLKVARAILYLAQGVFDECDTEVDVLHWSRHNVFLLYDMGIFTALLELLSMEIDNNQACSSAVRKPAISLADSTELRVLLSIMYLMVETIRVQTEDDRPEWRAAREAFKNELGSPLYNGEPFALLLFTMVTKFCSMNAPHFPMKKVLLLLWKTILFTLGGFEELQEMKVRGRERLNLPPLPEDSIKVVRAMRAASPPASAMELIEQQQQQKRGRRSRRSAFVDSLEGDSPFPKKQPLVKQDSLDTYNERDPFKNDDARDEEEDPEDTDSGIEGEVDPLDRDVIIQPPPPPPPLRPPTERVNFPKGLPWAPKVREKDIEHFLETSRNKFIGFTLGNDIETLVGLPRPIHESVKTLKQHKYVSIAEVQMKREEELQQCPLTLGEEEVEETPAEMLYLGMLPNLSQYVIALLKLLLAAAPTSKAKTDSINILADVLPEEMPITVLQSMKLGIDVNRHKEIIVKAISALLLLLLKHFKLNHIYQFEIVSQHLVFANCIPLILKFFNQNIMSYISAKNSICVLDFPHCVVHEMPELTAESLEAGDNNQFCWRNLFSCINLLRILNKLTKWKHSRTMMLVVFKSAPILKRALKVKQAMMQLYVLKLLKIQTKYLGRQWRKSNMKTMSAIYQKVRHRLNDDWAYGNDIDARPWDFQAEECALRESIEKFNSRRYDKNKNGDFAPVDNCLQSVLGQRVELPEDFHYSYEMWLEREVFSQPIQWEGLLQNP; via the exons ATGCAGGCGGAGGACATGGAG AGCTCCATGGAGTCTCCCAACCTGGAGTTTGAGTacggagacacagacacactgactgCTGAGCTTTCAG AGCTCTACAGTTACACAGAGGAGCCAGAGTTTGCCCTGAACAGAGACTACTTTGAGGAGGACTTCAGGAGCCATGGTACTTTGCACATCCCTTTATGTGTAGGATACCGGGTGTGTCGTTCAGCTCAAT CTCGAGGCAGGAGGTGGATTGAGCTGACGGTGGAGGAGCAGAGGGCGTATGTGATGAGGCTGCTGGATGCGCTGGAGGTGACGGACAGAGACAAGAGGCTGAAGGTGGCCAGGGCCATCCTTTACCTGGCTCAGG GAGTGTTTGATGAGTGTGACACAGAGGTGGATGTGCTCCACTGGTCCAGACACAATGTCTTCCTGCTCTACGACATGGGCATCTTCACGGCATTGCTGGAGCTTCTTAGCATGGAGATAGA taACAACCAGGCGTGcagcagtgcagtgaggaaGCCTGCCATCTCTCTTGCAGACAGCACAGAGCTCAG AGTGCTACTGAGTATCATGTACCTGATGGTGGAGACCATTAGAGTTCAAACAGAGGACGACAGACCTGAGTGGAGAGCAGCCAGAGAGGCCTTCAAGAATGagctag GTTCACCTCTGTACAATGGAGAGCCCTTCGCCCTGCTCCTCTTCACCATGGTGACCAAGTTCTGCAGCATGAATGCCCCACACTTCCCCATGAAGAAAGTACTACTGCTGCTCTGGAAGACAATACTG TTCACCTTGGGGGGTTTCGAGGAGCTCCAGGAAATGAAGGTGCGGGGCCGGGAGCGTCTGAACCTGCCCCCGCTGCCCGAGGACAGCATCAAGGTGGTCAGGGCCATGAGAGCAGCCTCGCCCCCGGCCTCTGCCATGGAGCTCAttgaacaacagcagcagcagaagagagGCCGCCGCAGCCGCAGG AGTGCCTTTGTTGATAGCTTGGAAGGAGACAGTCCCTTTCCCAAGAAGCAG CCCCTGGTTAAGCAAGACAGCCTGGACACGTACAACGAGCGGGACCCCTTCAAGAACGACGACGCccgagacgaggaggaggaccCCGAGGACACAGACAGCGGCATCGAGGGCGAGGTGGACCCCTTGGACCGTGATGTCATCATCCAGCCGccgcctcctccacctcccctcaGACCGCCCACAGAAAGGGTCAACTTCCCCAAGGGCCTTCCCTGGGCCCCTAAAGTCAG ggaGAAAGACATCGAGCACTTCCTTGAGACCAGTAGAAACAAGTTCATCGGTTTTACTCTGGGAAA tgACATAGAGACCCTGGTGGGCTTGCCCCGACCCATCCATGAGAGCGTCAAGACTCTTAAACAG cACAAATATGTGTCCATCGCTGAAGTACAGATGAAAAGGGAGGAGGAGCTCCAACAGTGTCCACTGACTCTG ggtgaggaggaggtggaggagacaCCAGCAGAGATGCTTTACCTGGGCATGCTTCCTAACCTCTCCCAGTACGTG ATTGCCctcctgaagctgctgctggctgcagctccaaCCTCCAAAGCCAAAACTGACTCCATTAACATCTTGGCTGATGTGCTCCCCGAGGAGATGCC TATCACAGTCCTTCAGAGCATGAAGCTGGGAATTGATGTGAACCGTCACAAGGAAATCATCGTCAAGGCCATTTCTGCTCTGCTCCTGCTGCTTCTCAAACACTTCAAACTCAACCATATTTAtcag TTCGAGATTGTCTCCCAGCACCTGGTGTTTGCCAACTGTATCCCACTCATCCTCAAGTTCTTCAATCAGAACATCATGTCCTATATCAGTGCCAAAAACAG TATATGTGTGCTGGACTTCCCCCACTGTGTGGTCCATGAGATGCCCGAGCTCACAGCTGAGAGCCTG gaagCAGGAGACAACAACCAATTCTGTTGGAGAAACCTGTTTTCTTGTATCAATCTGCTGAGAATATTGAACAAGCTGACCAAGTGGAAACACTCCAGGACAATG ATGCTGGTGGTGTTCAAGTCTGCCCCAATCCTGAAGAGAGCGCTGAAGGTGAAGCAGGCCATGATGCAGCTCTACGTTCTCAAGCTGCTTAAGATCCAGACCAAGTACCTGGGCCGCCAGTGGAGGAAGAGCAACATGAAGACCATGTCGGCCATCTATCAGAAGGTCCGCCACAGGCTCAATGACGACTGGGCCTACGGAAATG ATATCGACGCACGGCCCTGGGACTTCCAGGCAGAGGAGTGCGCCCTGCGGGAGAGCATCGAGAAGTTCAACAGTCGCCGCTACGACAAGAACAAGAACGGAGACTTTGCACCCGTGGACAACTGCCTGCAGAGCGTGCTGGGCCAGCGCGTTGAGCTGCCTGAGGACTTCCACTACAGCTACGAGATGTGGCTGGAGAGAGAGGTCTTCTCCCAGCCAATCCAGTGGGAGGGGCTGCTGCAGAATCCGTga